In Synechococcus sp. PCC 6312, one genomic interval encodes:
- a CDS encoding ARPP-1 family domain-containing protein, translating to MTPIPALLAQICLGKPQSHRNLTLYPLIAKDYPALDYLTLDQALGAKTVKITEVSAGGGVPKLYFVNEGDTAVLLLDGEELVGAKQNRIVNLSILAAGHSQIKIPVSCVEQGRWQYRSREFTTSDRSYFAKGRANKMDRVSTSLKQRGQRDGHQGEVWAEVNEMSYALDAFSDTRAMADIYAQSESQLQTYLAAFGTVLNQVGAIFTINNQIIGLEYLTARPPWAPVPQTVTELCH from the coding sequence ATGACTCCCATTCCCGCCTTATTAGCCCAAATCTGCCTGGGAAAACCCCAATCCCACCGCAACCTGACCCTTTACCCCTTGATTGCGAAAGATTATCCCGCCTTGGATTACCTCACCCTTGACCAGGCCCTAGGGGCCAAAACCGTCAAAATTACCGAAGTGTCCGCAGGGGGGGGTGTGCCCAAACTTTATTTTGTTAATGAAGGTGATACGGCAGTGCTGTTGTTAGATGGCGAGGAGTTAGTGGGGGCCAAGCAAAATCGGATTGTCAACCTGAGTATCCTGGCGGCGGGTCATAGCCAAATCAAAATCCCCGTTTCCTGTGTTGAACAAGGGCGGTGGCAGTATCGCTCGCGAGAATTTACAACCTCAGACCGGAGTTATTTTGCCAAAGGTCGGGCTAATAAAATGGATCGAGTCTCCACGTCTTTGAAACAACGGGGACAGCGGGATGGTCATCAGGGGGAAGTGTGGGCCGAAGTTAACGAGATGTCCTATGCGCTGGATGCTTTTAGTGACACGAGGGCCATGGCCGATATTTATGCACAGTCAGAAAGCCAATTACAGACCTACTTAGCAGCCTTTGGCACCGTCCTTAATCAGGTGGGGGCCATTTTTACGATTAACAATCAAATCATCGGACTGGAGTATTTGACTGCCCGCCCACCTTGGGCCCCTGTTCCCCAAACTGTTACGGAGCTATGCCATTGA
- a CDS encoding ARPP-1 family domain-containing protein, with the protein MDALSQAQASPNPANPVNVIDFLTKLARSTVESFPALGEGFDLRLTSPTTVGSVLFARERVIHLSAFRRISEANL; encoded by the coding sequence ATTGATGCCCTCAGTCAAGCCCAAGCTTCCCCGAATCCAGCTAACCCGGTCAATGTCATCGACTTTCTGACTAAGCTGGCTAGATCAACTGTGGAAAGTTTTCCGGCCCTGGGGGAAGGATTTGATCTACGCTTAACCAGTCCCACAACAGTTGGCAGTGTCCTGTTTGCCCGTGAACGGGTGATCCATTTGAGTGCCTTTCGGCGTATATCTGAAGCGAACCTATGA
- a CDS encoding AAA family ATPase — protein sequence MTQALPFKPLICHCLVGPPSSGKTTFAKILETHLGEQGQPTQIVSADQIREQLYGDMAIQGAWSDIEPQLLDQMERAISVGKSVIYDATNAYRWWRQSLLSKLAKSGVQWVAWQLVTPLKTCLAWNQARDRHVPTLVIQEFAQALKSFPVLPAEGFTAIFTINPALGTLEQIQANLAKSLAALPLSQKNRKNRTQNILPHRYSRLLDFDRLLHLLSLIIRYPGLGNFRAENPEELLRLLKVDTLPPLLTGLDEIAAVMTTQYHQMYADLGALKTDLAWLDKNGFLSQQMVDQPLSQPLPAPSDCMAHRYSDWLGFNRLLATLRYILHHPLEQEDYREADQAKNMVDCLAERLYAAKILPSPENTTLRKDIQLVFNPYRLLPDKTLRKGYCLGTGILTEEDLLRVYELAAEQVKGLNDVMAQATVERFQKRLQWAQFNLADYEPVRVIASGSIVSPKFLSSTSLASVTALTDLESYIRSGQKIRIGRQRGSATFDSFKDFIQEEDIWPLEIIFHNIAWYLGYESAAGESQGLFRYDRLDRLYQVKQYSQVATRTAKQQQGARNQLQKLRSHSAGIFLGVDKQQQQEFLSLSPAQRLQKMATLELQFTEVLFKFVSEGTQRFPFEQLKMTPPPGRSIHHHSDLKQIFTLGRATDLTHPYRMNVLLPAWSFEDVTLKAWVLGFGPGVKVIAPDAFQQKVIQEVHKTQQLYSTAS from the coding sequence ATGACTCAGGCCTTGCCATTCAAACCCCTAATCTGTCACTGCCTAGTTGGCCCTCCCAGTAGTGGTAAGACGACGTTTGCCAAAATTTTAGAAACTCACTTAGGCGAACAGGGCCAACCCACTCAGATTGTCAGTGCGGATCAGATCCGCGAGCAGTTGTATGGGGATATGGCGATCCAAGGGGCCTGGTCAGACATAGAGCCGCAGTTATTAGACCAAATGGAACGGGCGATCTCAGTTGGGAAATCGGTTATTTACGATGCAACGAATGCCTATCGCTGGTGGCGGCAAAGTCTATTGAGCAAGCTGGCTAAATCGGGGGTGCAGTGGGTGGCCTGGCAATTAGTAACGCCTCTCAAGACTTGTTTAGCCTGGAATCAAGCCCGCGACCGTCATGTGCCAACCTTAGTGATTCAGGAATTTGCCCAGGCCTTAAAAAGTTTTCCAGTCCTCCCCGCCGAAGGGTTTACCGCCATTTTTACTATCAACCCCGCCCTAGGAACTTTAGAACAGATCCAGGCCAATCTTGCAAAATCCCTAGCCGCATTGCCCCTGAGCCAAAAAAACCGCAAAAATCGAACGCAAAATATCCTGCCCCACCGCTATTCTCGGCTTTTGGATTTTGATCGTCTCCTCCATTTGCTCTCCCTCATCATCCGTTATCCAGGCCTGGGGAATTTCCGAGCAGAGAATCCAGAAGAGCTTTTGCGCCTGCTGAAAGTGGATACATTGCCCCCTCTCCTCACGGGCCTGGATGAAATTGCGGCGGTGATGACGACTCAATATCATCAAATGTACGCAGATTTAGGGGCCTTGAAAACAGATCTAGCGTGGCTGGATAAAAATGGCTTTCTCAGTCAACAAATGGTGGATCAACCCCTGAGTCAGCCTCTCCCCGCCCCGTCTGACTGTATGGCCCATCGTTATAGTGATTGGTTGGGATTTAATCGGCTTTTAGCAACCCTTCGCTATATTCTCCATCATCCCTTAGAGCAAGAGGACTATCGTGAAGCGGATCAAGCCAAGAATATGGTGGATTGCTTAGCCGAGCGACTCTACGCAGCCAAGATTCTCCCCAGCCCAGAAAACACCACCTTACGGAAAGATATTCAACTCGTTTTTAATCCCTATCGCCTCCTCCCCGATAAGACCTTACGCAAGGGCTACTGCCTGGGTACTGGAATTTTGACGGAAGAAGACCTACTCCGAGTTTATGAATTAGCCGCCGAACAGGTCAAAGGCCTGAATGATGTTATGGCCCAGGCCACGGTAGAACGATTTCAAAAACGGTTGCAATGGGCCCAGTTTAATCTTGCCGATTATGAGCCGGTGCGGGTTATTGCCAGTGGCAGTATTGTGAGTCCCAAATTCTTAAGCTCTACCTCTTTAGCTTCAGTCACCGCTTTAACTGACTTGGAATCCTATATTCGCTCCGGCCAGAAGATTCGGATTGGCCGCCAACGGGGATCGGCAACATTTGACAGTTTTAAGGATTTCATACAGGAAGAAGATATTTGGCCCCTAGAAATCATCTTTCACAACATTGCTTGGTATTTAGGCTATGAATCGGCCGCTGGAGAGTCCCAAGGATTATTCAGGTATGACCGGTTAGATCGGCTTTATCAAGTTAAACAGTATAGCCAGGTTGCAACCCGTACTGCCAAACAACAGCAAGGGGCCCGCAATCAACTCCAAAAACTCCGCAGCCACAGTGCAGGTATTTTCCTGGGTGTGGATAAGCAGCAACAACAGGAATTTCTCAGCCTTAGCCCTGCCCAACGTCTGCAAAAGATGGCCACCCTAGAACTGCAATTTACGGAGGTGCTGTTTAAGTTTGTTAGTGAAGGAACCCAGCGATTCCCTTTTGAACAGTTAAAAATGACACCCCCACCCGGCCGGTCAATTCACCATCATTCTGACCTGAAGCAAATCTTCACCTTAGGTCGAGCCACAGATCTGACCCATCCCTACCGGATGAACGTCCTATTACCGGCCTGGTCGTTTGAAGATGTGACTCTCAAGGCCTGGGTTTTAGGATTTGGGCCGGGGGTTAAGGTCATCGCCCCAGATGCATTTCAGCAAAAAGTTATCCAAGAGGTTCACAAGACCCAACAGCTTTATAGTACTGCCAGCTAG
- the trpA gene encoding tryptophan synthase subunit alpha produces MTSVSQCFTNLRARQACGLIPFITAGDPDLETTAAALEILDQHGADLIELGVPYADPLADGPVIQAAATRALQKGIRLEQVLGLIKELRPTIQAPLILFTYFNPIYHQGIRAFLTRVAAAGVQGLVIPDLPLEEADGVLGLTTDLGLELTLLVAPTTSPERMAAIAQRSQGFIYLVSTTGVTGMRAEMQNRVGTMLTTLKNITDKPIGVGFGISQSAQAVQVRDWGADAAIVGSAFVSRLAQADKQVALASVKQLCQDLKAGLTGMTDYSVTQTVLRE; encoded by the coding sequence ATGACTTCTGTTTCCCAATGCTTTACTAATTTACGGGCGCGCCAGGCCTGTGGCTTAATTCCGTTTATTACGGCCGGAGACCCGGATTTAGAAACAACGGCGGCGGCCTTAGAGATTTTGGATCAACATGGGGCTGACCTGATTGAATTGGGGGTTCCCTATGCGGATCCCCTGGCCGACGGCCCCGTCATTCAGGCGGCGGCCACCAGAGCGCTACAAAAAGGAATCCGCTTAGAGCAGGTTTTAGGGTTAATCAAGGAGTTACGCCCCACAATCCAGGCCCCCTTGATTTTATTTACCTATTTCAATCCCATCTATCACCAAGGGATTCGAGCTTTTTTAACGAGGGTGGCGGCGGCGGGAGTCCAGGGCCTGGTGATTCCTGATTTGCCTCTTGAGGAAGCAGATGGGGTGTTAGGGTTGACCACAGACCTGGGCCTGGAATTAACCCTTTTGGTGGCCCCAACCACGTCCCCAGAACGGATGGCGGCCATTGCCCAACGCTCCCAAGGGTTCATTTATCTGGTCAGTACCACCGGGGTCACGGGCATGCGGGCTGAGATGCAAAACCGGGTGGGAACCATGTTAACAACCTTAAAAAATATTACTGATAAACCCATTGGGGTCGGCTTTGGCATTTCCCAATCGGCCCAAGCCGTCCAGGTTCGGGATTGGGGGGCAGATGCAGCCATTGTAGGCAGTGCCTTTGTCTCTCGTCTAGCCCAGGCCGATAAACAGGTGGCTCTGGCCTCAGTCAAGCAGTTATGTCAGGACTTAAAAGCTGGTTTGACGGGGATGACAGACTATAGCGTTACACAAACTGTTCTGAGAGAGTAG